One Phocaeicola dorei genomic region harbors:
- a CDS encoding NADH:ubiquinone reductase (Na(+)-transporting) subunit B — MKALRNYLDKIKPNFEEGGKLHAFRSVFDGFETFLFVPNSTSKTGVHIHDAIDSKRIMSMVVIALIPALLFGMYNVGYQHFLAVGQEAGFFEKFIYGFLAVLPKIIVSYVVGLGIEFVVAQWKNEEIQEGFLVSGLLIPMIVPVECPLWILAVATAFSVIFAKEVFGGTGMNIFNPALITRAFLFFAYPTKMSGDAVWVSTDSIFGIGGGQVVDGFTGATMLGQAATAAPGASELINVNGTPATMWDMVVGLIPGSIGETSVIAIALGAIILLWTGVASWKTMFSVFAGGIVMGLIFNVFGSTDNMMAQLPWYEHIVLGGFCFGAVFMATDPVTSARTEKGKFIYGFLIGVMAIVIRVLNPGYPEGMMLAILLMNIFAPLIDYCIVQKNITARENRLKSTNN, encoded by the coding sequence ATGAAAGCGTTAAGAAATTATCTCGACAAGATAAAGCCAAACTTTGAAGAGGGCGGCAAACTCCACGCGTTTCGTTCGGTGTTCGACGGTTTCGAAACATTCTTGTTCGTACCCAACAGCACTTCGAAAACAGGAGTTCACATTCATGATGCGATTGACAGCAAGCGTATCATGTCAATGGTGGTTATTGCGTTGATACCGGCCCTGTTGTTCGGTATGTACAACGTAGGTTACCAGCACTTTCTGGCAGTAGGCCAGGAGGCAGGTTTCTTTGAAAAGTTTATTTATGGTTTCCTGGCAGTTCTGCCTAAGATTATTGTATCATACGTAGTAGGTCTGGGAATCGAATTTGTGGTGGCACAATGGAAGAATGAAGAAATTCAAGAAGGCTTCCTGGTATCCGGTCTGTTGATCCCGATGATCGTTCCTGTGGAATGTCCGTTGTGGATTCTGGCTGTTGCTACTGCGTTCTCCGTTATCTTCGCTAAGGAAGTATTCGGTGGTACAGGTATGAATATCTTCAACCCTGCTTTGATTACCCGTGCTTTCTTGTTCTTCGCCTATCCTACCAAGATGTCCGGTGATGCCGTTTGGGTAAGCACTGACAGCATTTTCGGCATTGGCGGCGGACAGGTAGTGGACGGTTTTACCGGTGCTACGATGTTGGGACAGGCTGCTACAGCCGCTCCGGGTGCAAGCGAACTGATTAATGTGAACGGTACTCCCGCTACCATGTGGGATATGGTTGTAGGTTTGATTCCGGGTTCTATCGGTGAAACCAGCGTTATCGCTATCGCACTGGGCGCTATCATCCTGCTGTGGACAGGTGTGGCAAGTTGGAAGACGATGTTCTCAGTCTTTGCCGGTGGTATCGTGATGGGATTGATCTTCAATGTGTTCGGTTCTACAGATAACATGATGGCTCAGTTGCCTTGGTACGAACACATCGTATTGGGCGGTTTCTGCTTCGGTGCTGTGTTCATGGCTACCGACCCTGTAACTTCCGCACGTACGGAAAAAGGTAAGTTTATCTATGGTTTCCTGATCGGTGTGATGGCCATTGTAATCCGTGTGTTGAATCCGGGTTATCCTGAAGGTATGATGCTTGCCATCCTGCTGATGAACATCTTCGCTCCGCTGATTGACTACTGTATCGTACAGAAGAACATCACAGCCCGCGAAAACAGATTAAAATCAACTAACAACTAA